The following are from one region of the Nicotiana tabacum cultivar K326 chromosome 3, ASM71507v2, whole genome shotgun sequence genome:
- the LOC142176867 gene encoding uncharacterized protein LOC142176867 yields MEGDHLFDFDDWRNFLVYWKGDFQYKETIKSFLSDSQWKKLRESIFGNFFRLQSVKFSGKLMHCVLLSEIVSNEPDSMTFKVFDRDIKFNRDAFHIITSLKSYSSLDMKGLNEKENRLLRVYFPGKDKIELADLYSFISSRPHGTTSSFAGSDDDALKLATLYFVESVLMGKRKNRNVSEQIMKIVDDDALCASFNWGSLAYETLLKSLKSCLKSNENDV; encoded by the coding sequence ATGGAAGGCGATCATTTGTTTGATTTTGACGATTGGCGTAATTTTCTGGTATATTGGAAAGGAGATTTTCAATATAAGGAAACAATTAAAAGTTTTCTGTCAGATAGCCAATGGAAGAAATTGAGGGAAAGCATTTTTGGCAACTTCTTCAGATTACAAAGTGTGAAATTCTCGGGTAAACTTATGCATTGTGTATTGCTTTCTGAAATTGTTAGTAATGAACCTGATTCGATGACCTTCAAGGTATTTGACCGCGATATTAAGTTTAATCGTGATGCATTCCATATTATTACTAGTTTGAAGTCTTATTCGTCGCTTGACATGAAAGGTTTAAATGAGAAAGAGAATAGGCTTTTAAGAGTCTATTTCCCTGGAAAGGACAAAATTGAGTTGGCTGATTTGTATAGTTTTATTTCTAGTCGCCCACATGGTACAACTTCATCATTTGCTGGCAGTGATGATGATGCTTTGAAGTTGGCAACACTCTATTTTGTTGAGTCGGTTTTGATGGGCAAGAGGAAAAATAGGAATGTGTCGGAGCAAATAATGAaaattgttgatgatgatgcacTTTGCGCTTCCTTCAACTGGGGCTCTCTTGCTTATGAGACGCTATTAAAATCATTGAAGAGTTGCTTGAAATCAAATGAGAATGATGTttag